The following are encoded together in the Daucus carota subsp. sativus chromosome 5, DH1 v3.0, whole genome shotgun sequence genome:
- the LOC108222477 gene encoding aldose reductase, translated as MAQLKVSREEKGFGLRSGHRIPAVGLGTWRAGSQASDSVFTAILQAGYRHIDTAWQYGVQEEVGHSIQAALQAGIERKDLFVTSKIWCTELSPDRVRPALMNTLQELKLDYLDLYLIHWPFRLKEGADRPPKAGDILDFDMEGVWREMENLVKDKLVRDIGICNFTLSKLNKLLSFAQIMPSVCQMEMHPGWRNDKILEACKRNGIHVTAYSPLGSQEGRDLIHDPLVQMIAGKLNKSPGQVLVKWAIQRGTSVIPKSGNPDRIKENIMVFDWEIPEQDFQALCHITDQKRVLDGEELFVNKAEGPFRSVADVWDHED; from the exons ATGGCGCAGCTGAAAGTGAGCAGAGAAGAAAAGGGGTTCGGGCTGCGGAGTGGGCACAGGATACCAGCCGTTGGTTTAGGGACTTGGCGTGCAGGTTCTCAAGCTTCTGATTCTGTCTTCACCGCTATTCTTCAG GCTGGCTACAGACACATTGATACTGCTTGGCAGTATGGAGTTCAAGAGGAG GTGGGACATTCTATCCAGGCTGCCCTGCAAGCAGGAATTGAAAGGAAGGATCTATTTGTCACATCTAAAATATG gtGCACCGAGTTATCACCGGATAGAGTCCGTCCAGCGCTGATGAATACACTTCAAGAACTGAAACTTGATTACCTTGACCTGTACTTG ATACATTGGCCTTTTCGCTTGAAAGAAGGTGCTGACCGACCTCCAAAAGCCGGGGACATTTTGGATTTTGACATGGAAGGGGTGTGGAGAGAAATGGAGAATCTTGTAAAAGATAAACTTGTTAGGGATATCGGTATCTGCAATTTTACTTTAAGTAAACTCAATAAGCTACTAAGCTTTGCACAAATTATGCCTTCAGTATGCCAG ATGGAGATGCACCCAGGCTGGAGAAATGATAAGATCCTTGAGGCATGCAAGAGGAATGGGATTCATGTGACT GCATACTCACCATTGGGTTCACAAGAAGGACGAGATCTCATCCATGATCCTCTCGTGCAAATGATAGCAGGGAAGTTGAACAAGAGTCCAGGGCAGGTTCTTGTGAAGTGGGCTATTCAGAGAGGAACCAGTGTGATACCCAAGTCGGGCAATCCCGATAGGATTAAAGAAAACATAATGGTTTTTGATTGGGAAATCCCAGAACAGGACTTCCAGGCTCTTTGCCACATAACCGATCAG AAACGAGTATTAGATGGTGAAGAACTCTTTGTGAACAAGGCTGAAGGGCCTTTTCGGAGCGTAGCAGATGTTTGGGATCACGAGGACTAG
- the LOC108221077 gene encoding probable protein phosphatase 2C 65 has product MGACCSCQIGVERVDGYPVGNHKLGKREIHGDSDVAYGDYGARVRVKGSSKYVSMFSQQGTKGNNQDAMTVWENFVGHKDATFCGVFDGHGPVGHKVAQNVRDNLPSKLSSTLKRTIINDLSSNNSDVNDVQHDPLYNSVKQSIIQSFRGMDEDLDIHDVIDTFSSGTTAVTALRKGRHLLVANLGDSRAVLCTRDNKDEMIPVQLTVDLKPNLPGEFERITKCNGRVFAREKESSVHRVWLPDQDTPGLAMARAFGDFCLKDFGLISVPEIYYRKLTAKDEFVVLATDGVWDVLSNEDVIRIVSSASKRSIAARLLVAHAVRAWRIKYPRAKIDDCAAVCLFFKREVPQFTRSSSEKTQLSLNNSELSPNAEHGDSATEDGLETVLDVELPRRREPKPRHHLAPILEENYATQGYYASAETHQDGLNHRRPTRDHFTEQLV; this is encoded by the exons ATGGGTGCATGTTGTTCATGTCAAATTGGAGTTGAAAGAGTTGATGGGTACCCGGTTGGGAACCACAAATTGGGAAAAAGAGAGATTCATGGTGACAGTGATGTTGCCTATGGAGACTATGGGGCAAGAGTGAGGGTAAAAGGGTCCTCTAAATATGTGTCCATGTTTTCTCAACAAGGTACAAAGGGAAATAATCAAGATGCTATGACAGTGTGGGAG AACTTTGTAGGTCATAAAGATGCAACATTTTGTGGTGTGTTTGATGGACATGGTCCGGTAGGTCACAAAGTGGCACAGAATGTGCGCGATAATTTACCCTCAAAGCTTTCATCAACTTTGAAGCGAACCATAATCAATGATCTTAGCAGCAATAACTCTGATGTTAACGATGTTCAACATGATCCTCTCTATAATTCGGTTAAGCAAAGTATAATTCAGTCCTTTAGAGGTATGGATGAGGATCTTGACATTCATGATGTAATTGACACCTTTTCTAGTGGCACAACAGCAGTGACGGCGCTCAGAAAG GGTAGGCATTTATTGGTTGCAAACTTGGGGGATTCTCGTGCAGTTCTTTGCACAAGAGACAACAAAGATGAAATGATCCCTGTCCAACTCACCGTGGACTTGAAACCAAATCTTCCAG GTGAATTTGAGAGAATTACGAAGTGTAATGGTAGAGTTTTTGCAAGGGAAAAGGAATCAAGTGTGCATCGAGTATGGTTGCCTGATCAAGATACTCCTGGCCTTGCCATGGCAAGGGCTTTCGGAGATTTTTGCTTGAAAGATTTCGGGTTGATATCAGTTCCTGAAATCTATTACAGAAAGCTCACAGCAAAGGATGAATTCGTGGTCCTTGCAACAGATGGA GTATGGGATGTACTATCGAATGAGGATGTAATTCGGATAGTTTCCTCAGCGAGTAAGCGATCCATTGCAGCAAGATTACTAGTGGCACACGCTGTTCGCGCATGGAGGATCAAATACCCAAGAGCCAAAATTGACGACTGTGCTGCTGTATGCTTGTTCTTCAAACGTGAGGTACCTCAGTTTACCAGATCTTCGTCGGAGAAGACTCAACTGAGTTTAAATAATTCAGAACTTAGTCCCAATGCTGAACATGGCGACTCGGCGACTGAGGATGGACTTGAAACTGTATTAGATGTTGAATTGCCAAGAAGAAGGGAACCGAAACCTCGTCATCATCTAGCACCtattcttgaagaaaattaTGCTACTCAGGGTTATTATGCTTCTGCAGAAACTCATCAAGATGGCCTCAATCATCGGAGACCAACAAGGGATCATTTCACTGAACAACTGGTTTAG
- the LOC108223788 gene encoding F-box/LRR-repeat protein 3 produces MKRQRASPESNLDFFGSVSEELVFLILDHLQDSPFDSKSFSLVCKSFHKLESLHRKTLKPLHSKHLPKILNRYPCITDLDLSLCPRITDESLMGIALIYKKMLRSINLSRSKSFTHLGLSSLVKNCSSLVDIDLSNAEDLKDSSLAALAEAKNLERLCLARCKLITDIGIGCVAVGCRNLRFLSLRWCLGVGDLGVGLIAVKCKEMQSLDLSYLPITEKCLQQVVKLEHLEHLVLEGCIAIDDDSLADLQLGFKAIKNLNISSCENVSHVGLKSLIIEPLQQLNLAYGSPVTLALAKSLQKCSTLQSVKLDGCQITPCGLKAIGNWCASLKELSLSKCMGVTDEGLSSIVTTHKDIRKLDITCCRKITHRSIVQITNSCSSLTSFRMESCTLVPRESFVLIGQRCHFLEELDLTDNEVDDEGLKSISRCSKLSSLKLGICLNITDYGLSHIGMSCSKLTELDLYRCAAITDKGILAISDGCSNLRMINIAYCNDITDISLISMSKCSKMHTFESRGCPLITSLGLAALAVGCKQLTKLDLKKCYRIDDLGMVPLAHFCQNLRQINLSYSSVTDVGLLTLASLSCLQSLTILHVKGLTPSRLSAALLACGGLTKVKLHASINSLLPLPFFRYLEARGCSFQWRDKEFQAELDPKCWKLVRDDTE; encoded by the exons ATGAAGAGGCAAAGAGCAAGCCCAGAatcaaatcttgatttttttggttCTGTTTCTGAGGAACTCGTTTTCTTGATTCTTGATCATTTACAAGACAGCCCATTTGACTCAAAGTCCTTCTCTCTTGTCTGCAAATCATTTCACAAGCTTGAATCTTTACACAGAAAGACCCTTAAGCCTCTTCATTCAAAGCATCTTCCCAAGATTTTGAATAGATATCCTTGCATTACTGATCTTGATTTGTCTCTATGTCCACGTATCACTGATGAATCTCTCATGGGTATAGctttaatttacaagaaaatgtTGAGGTCAATCAATCTTTCAAGATCAAAGTCTTTTACTCATCTGGGCTTGTCCAGTTTGGTCAAGAATTGCAGTAGTTTGGTTGATATTGATTTGTCTAATGCTGAGGATTTGAAAGACTCGAGCTTGGCTGCTTTAGCTGAGGCCAAGAATTTAGAGAGGCTGTGTTTGGCTAGGTGTAAATTGATTACTGATATAGGGATTGGATGTGTTGCTGTTGGGTGTAGGAATTTGAGGTTTCTTAGCTTGAGATGGTGTTTGGGTGTTGGGGATTTAGGGGTTGGTTTGATTGCTGTTAAGTGTAAGGAGATGCAGAGCTTGGATTTATCTTACTTGCCG ATCACAGAGAAATGCCTCCAGCAAGTTGTGAAATTAGAACATCTGGAGCATTTGGTTTTAGAAGGATGCATCGCAATTGATGACGACAGCCTTGCAGACCTTCAACTTGGATTCAAAGCAATTAAG AACCTGAATATATCAAGCTGTGAGAATGTAAGTCATGTTGGTTTGAAGTCGCTCATCATTGAACCTTTACAACAGCTGAATTTAGCTTATGGCTCTCCC GTGACTCTTGCTCTTGCAAAGAGTTTGCAAAAATGTTCCACGCTGCAGTCAGTCAAATTAGATGGTTGTCAGATTACACCTTGTGGACTTAAAGCCATTGGAAATTGGTGTGCTTCACTGAAGGAACTAAGTTTAAGTAAATGCATGGGAGTGACAGATGAAGGTCTCTCATCTATTGTAACAACACACAAAGACATAAGGAAACTAGACATTACATGCTGCCGCAAAATAACTCACAGATCCATTGTCCAAATCACAAATTCTTGCTCCTCCCTTACCTCATTCAGGATGGAGTCATGCACCCTAGTTCCAAGAGAAtcttttgttttgattggaCAGCGTTGCCATTTTCTCGAGGAACTTGACCTTACAGATAATGAAGTCGATGATGAAG ggttgAAATCCATCTCAAGGTGTTCAAAACTGTCCAGCTTAAAGCTAGGAATATGTCTCAACATAACTGATTATGGGCTTTCACATATTGGCATGAGTTGCTCAAAACTTACAGAACTTGATTTATACAG GTGTGCTGCAATAACAGATAAGGGCATCTTAGCAATTTCTGATGGCTGTAGTAATCTTCGAATGATTAATATAGCCTATTGTAATGATATCACAGACATCTCCTTGATATCAATGTCTAAGTGTTCAAAGATGCACACCTTTGAAAGTCGAGGATGCCCTCTTATTACATCTTTAGGTCTAGCAGCTCTAGCTGTGGGATGCAAACAACTCACAAAGCTAGACCTAAAGAAGTGTTACCGTATTGATGACTTGGGAATGGTTCCGCTTGCTCACTTCTGTCAAAACTTGCGACAG ATAAATTTGTCATACAGTTCTGTTACTGATGTTGGGCTCTTGACATTAGCGAGCTTAAGCTGTCTGCAAAGCTTAACCATATTACATGTCAAGGGTTTGACCCCAAGTAGATTAAGTGCTGCACTCCTGGCATGTGGAGGGCTGACAAAAGTGAAGCTCCATGCATCCATCAACTCATTGTTACCACTACCTTTCTTTAGATATCTAGAAGCCCGTGGATGTTCCTTCCAGTGGAGAGATAAAGAATTCCAG GCTGAGCTGGACCCAAAGTGTTGGAAACTAGTACGAGATGACACGGAATAG
- the LOC108221078 gene encoding CASP-like protein 4B1, with product MPAYNCNYRIITTFAFNYCLLKKLAINKFLPGVFCLINESVLCLSNKLMSNLEEAPQEKAGASQPMQAQAAGPAPVSADLENQRAVHDGFGVAAIVNKWNRDDKLKRASWALRGIALLFSLVSFLVMACNKHGGWENFDNYEEYQYLLAIAILSTLYTGAQVARQVQELRTGKEYLSPRMLVVLNFIGDQIMAYLLMSAASAAVPLTNRMREGSDTIFTDSSSSAISMAFLAFFALALAALVSGYKLCTYSYI from the exons ATGCCAGCTTACAACTGCAATTACAGGATCATCACCACATTTGCATTTAATTATTGCTTACTAAAGAAACTTGCAATCAATAAATTCTTACCAGGAGTGTTTTGTTTGATCAATGAGAGTGTATTGTGTTTGAGCAACAAGCTGATGTCGAATTTAGAAGAGGCGCCTCAGGAAAAGGCTGGTGCATCGCAACCGATGCAGGCTCAGGCAGCTGGTCCAGCACCGGTGTCTGCTGATCTCGAGAACCAGAGAGCAGTACATGATGGATTTGGGGTGGCGGCGATTGTGAACAAGTGGAATAGAGATGATAAGTTGAAGAGAGCGTCATGGGCGTTACGAGGAATCGCCTTGTTGTTTTCTTTGGTTTCATTCCTTGTCATGGCCTGTAATAAACATGGCGGTTGGGAGAACTTTGACAATTATGAAGAATATCA GTACCTTCTTGCGATAGCTATCTTGTCGACACTGTATACAGGAGCACAAGTTGCCAGACAAGTTCAGGAGCTTCGTACTGGGAAAGAATATCTTTCTCCTCGAATGCTGGTGGTCCTTAATTTCATTGGTGATCAG ATTATGGCGTACCTGTTGATGTCAGCAGCATCCGCGGCAGTGCCATTGACAAACAGGATGAGAGAAGGATCAGACACGATATTCACAGACTCCTCATCTTCAGCCATTAGCATGGCTTTCTTGGCATTCTTCGCACTTGCACTTGCAGCCCTTGTATCTGGATACAAACTCTGTACCTATTCTTATATCTAA
- the LOC108219868 gene encoding patellin-6, which yields MSQMESSSSPFLPTLQTPLSEASPKPFKKSLVASFMEATTLRSPSFKEDTYFLTHLKPSEKKSLQELKEKLKASHEAVSMWGISLLSGDEKADVILLKFLRARDFRVQDSLQMLLKCLEWRKDFEADGIVEQDLGFKELEGVVAYMNGYDKEGHPVCYNAYGVFKDKEMYEKTFGDDFKLEKFLRWRVQVLERGIKLLHFKPGGINSIIQVTDLKDMPKRELRVASNHILSLFQDNYPEMVARKIFINVPWYFSVLYSVFSPFLTQRTKSKFVISKEGNVAETLYKFIRPENIPVQYGGLSRLGGSENGPSKPASEFTVKGGEKVNIQIEGIEAGATITWDIVVGGWELEYCAEFVPIAEGGYTIAVEKPRKIAAAEEAVHNLYTAKEAGKMVLSVDNTSSRKKKVAAYRYIVRKSTSAF from the exons ATGTCACAAATGGAGTCCTCATCTTCACCATTTCTACCAACCCTCCAAACCCCACTCTCCGAAGCTTCCCCAAAGCCCTTCAAGAAAAGCCTCGTTGCTTCTTTTATGGAAGCAACTACACTGAGATCACCTTCCTTTAAAGAAGACACTTACTTCCTCACTCACTTAAAGCCCTCAGAGAAAAAGTCACTTCAAGAGCTTAAAGAGAAGCTCAAGGCCTCTCATGAGGCAGTTTCAATGTGGGGTATTTCACTCTTAAGTGGTGATGAAAAGGCTGATGTGATTCTCCTCAAGTTCTTGAGAGCTAGAGATTTTAGAGTTCAAGACTCACTCCAAATGTTACTAAAATGTTTGGAATGGAGGAAAGATTTTGAGGCAGATGGGATAGTTGAACAAGACTTGGGCTTTAAAGAGCTTGAAGGGGTGGTTGCTTACATGAATGGGTATGATAAAGAAGGCCATCCTGTTTGTTATAATGCTTATGGGGTTTTTAAAGACAAAGAAATGTATGAAAAAACCTTTGGAGATGATTTCAAGTTGGAGAAGTTTTTGAGGTGGAGGGTTCAAGTTCTTGAAAGAGGGATCAAGTTGCTGCATTTCAAGCCTGGTGGGATTAACTCTATAATTCAAGTCACTGATCTTAAAGACATGCCTAAAAGAGAGCTAAGGGTGGCTTCTAATCAcattctttctctttttcaagaTAATTATCCTGAAATGGTTGCTAGAAAG ATATTTATCAATGTGCCATGGTACTTCAGTGTGTTGTATTCTGTGTTTAGTCCATTTTTAACTCAGAGAACTAAGAGCAAGTTTGTAATCTCTAAGGAAGGAAATGTTGCAGAGACTCTTTACAA GTTCATTAGGCCAGAGAATATTCCGGTTCAATACGGAGGACTGAGTCGACTCGGTGGATCGGAGAATGGTCCTTCAAAACCAGCATCTGAGTTTACTGTGAAAGGAGGAGAGAAAGTGAACATTCAAATAGAGGGAATTGAG GCTGGTGCAACTATAACATGGGACATTGTGGTGGGAGGTTGGGAACTAGAATACTGTGCCGAGTTTGTACCCATTGCTGAAGGAGGCTACACCATTGCTGTTGAGAAGCCCAGGAAGATAGCTGCTGCTGAGGAGGCTGTGCACAACTTGTACACAGCAAAAGAAGCCGGAAAAATGGTGTTGTCGGTCGACAACACATCCTCTCGCAAGAAGAAGGTTGCTGCCTATCGATACATTGTCCGAAAATCTACCTCTGCATTTTAA